A stretch of the Alosa alosa isolate M-15738 ecotype Scorff River chromosome 16, AALO_Geno_1.1, whole genome shotgun sequence genome encodes the following:
- the LOC125309563 gene encoding zinc finger protein 90-like, producing MHMLHTMITASNPHFRGKISSLLEELLAAAVTEICELFDNEFANVTLRAECPRCKHSKEVEKRSHSTPHRNNSSGDVHRFTSRDEDAQRGCSRGEYERNTNADAGAQQTTPQCSQWDMGANNEHSKHGNKEMGTKIELLSIKQEVVEESDFQTDGDDGQEGVTGSDIALPDPTLDMSTSLSPRAGPQWLPHGPYIHADGNCEAKFESENSHSSSTNKDEVSENSGHGCLDHYLDQQQTSLWVSDMAAGPHHQDEAQGEDVDLGSSLFSRWSVSPLRNQAYLHKQWPRSRKPPGPVSACNVSLSGAVSLDVRTVGSGNQLHSPLTLTADQERRFTCPICGKRLLSEQTLKSHQKVHTGYAPHQCNQCGKRFSRLENLKVHQNIHTGLKPYTCKFCLKKFNAPSNFNRHKRACLKRKLAQFSS from the exons ATGCATATGTTGCACACAATGATTACGGCGTCTAACCCACACTTTAGGGGTAAAATTTCTTCTCTTTTAGAGGAGTTGTTGGCAGCTGCTGTGACGGAAATCTGCGAGCTATTTGATAATGAATTTGCTAATGTTACTTTACGTGCGGAATGTCCCAGATGTAAGCACTCTAAGGAAGTCGAAAAAAGATCACACTCAACACCACATCGTAACAATTCTTCTGGGGACGTCCATAGGTTCACTTCTAGAGACGAGGATGCTCAGAGAGGTTGCAGTCGCGGAGAATATGAACGAAATACAAATGCAGACGCGG GAGCTCAGCAAACCACACCGCAGTGCAGCCAGTGGGACATGGGTGCTAACAATGAACACTCCAAACATGGCAATAAAGAAATG GGTACAAAGATAGAGTTGTTGTCCATCAAACAGGAAGTTGTGGAAGAATCTGACTTTCAGACAGACGGGGACGATGGACAGGAAG GAGTGACCGGGTCAGATATCGCGCTGCCGGATCCCACTCTGGACATGAGCACATCGCTGTCTCCGCGGGCAGGACCGCAGTGGCTCCCTCATGGGCCGTACATCCATGCTGACGGCAACTGTGAAGCTAAATTTGAATCGGAGAATAGCCATTCCAGTTCTACTAACAAGGACGAAGTAAGCGAGAACAGTGGCCATGGCTGTTTAGACCATTACCTTGACCAGCAGCAGACGAGCCTGTGGGTGAGCGACATGGCGGCCGGTCCTCACCATCAAGACGAGGCGCAGGGGGAGGACGTGGATCTTGGGAGTTCACTCTTCTCCCGCTGGTCAGTGTCTCCGCTGAGGAATCAGGCATATCTGCACAAGCAGTGGCCGAGGAGCAGAAAGCCGCCTGGGCCTGTGAGCGCGTGTAACGTGAGTCTGTCAGGCGCTGTCTCCTTAGACGTAAGGACCGTCGGTTCTGGGAATCAGCTGCACTCACCTTTGACTCTCACAGCAGACCAGGAGAGGAGATTCACCTGCCCGATATGTGGGAAGAGACTCTTGTCTGAGCAGACACTCAAGTCTCACCAGAAGGTCCACACGGGATACGCACCACATCAGTGCAACCAGTGTGGAAAGAGGTTCTCTCGACTGGAGAACCTCAAAGTGCACCAGAACATCCACACAGGACTCAAACCGTACACCTGCAAATTCTGTCTGAAGAAATTCAACGCCCCAAGCAACTTCAACCGACATAAACGTGCTTGTCTGAAGAGGAAGCTAGCCCAGTTCAGTTCATAA
- the LOC125309473 gene encoding zinc finger and BTB domain-containing protein 17-like isoform X2, producing the protein MITRSESQFKGRISSILQVLVEAAVTEICELIDLEVATLRAELSVCRSEKGSARGKLQSTEENISFGNGREFGTADNNDTLPHDIAGREQAERKLFRNQGTPKTSQPCALWNQQSGSEDGKSAPIEGTELDAVSVKKEMLEDSEQSNKARDKQDDTSTVAMALPDPNEDMGSSPSPHTGLEWATSEASTHLSTKCGSKSEPVCDRSTHGVAAAGSRPSCMDCSHESEDDLHEWDSAVAEKHYAQSAQLAQDVDLQREQEEEEHGGAYLTHWTDPASPPRGPPQAHHSMQYLHEEPPDPMGGFGLNLPPGTSDFHNVRGDLSGSHLDMAVHHGADLEERYICPMCGKILRTDRALRAHMKDHTTLHICNHCGKSFARLTNLRVHQNIHMGLKPYTCKFCSKKFSDPSNYNRHKHRCPQSGHT; encoded by the exons ATGATCACACGGTCTGAGTCTCAGtttaaaggtagaatttcatcgATACTTCAAGTGTTGGTGGAAGCAGCAGTGACAGAAATATGTGAGCTTATTGACCTCGAAGTTGCTACTTTACGTGCTGAGTTGTCGGTGTGCCGTTCAGAGAAAGGCTCTGCGAGAGGAAAGTTACAGTCTACGGAGGAGAATATTTCTTTTGGAAATGGACGTGAATTTGGAACTGCAGACAACAACGACACTTTACCACACGACATTGCTGGTCGTGAACAGGCCGAGAGGAAATTATTCAGGAACCAGG GAACTCCCAAAACCTCACAGCCTTGCGCCCTGTGGAATCAGCAGAGTGGCAGTGAAGATGGCAAAAGTGCCCCTATTGAG GGCACAGAATTGGATGCTGTTTCAGTCAAAAAGGAAATGCTGGAGGATTCGGAGCAGTCAAACAAAGCTAGAGACAAACAGGATG ACACGTCCACGGTGGCAATGGCCCTCCCTGATCCTAATGAGGACATGGGCTCTTCACCAAGCCCCCATACTGGGTTAGAGTGGGCTACCTCGGAAGCCTCAACCCACCTCAGCACCAAATGTGGCTCCAAGTCTGAGCCCGTCTGTGACCGGTCCACTCACGGTGTCGCGGCTGCCGGCAGCAGACCCAGCTGTATGGACTGTAGTCATGAGAGTGAGGATGACCTGCACGAGTGGGACAGCGCTGTGGCCGAGAAGCATTACGCCCAGTCGGCCCAGCTGGCACAGGACGTGGACCTGCAGCgtgagcaggaagaggaggagcatgGCGGTGCATATTTAACACATTGGACCGACCCGGCGTCTCCACCAAGAGGTCCACCTCAAGCCCACCACTCGATGCAGTATCTGCATGAGGAGCCGCCAGACCCGATGGGGGGCTTTGGTTTGAATCTTCCCCCCGGGACCAGCGACTTCCACAATGTCCGGGGAGACCTTTCCGGAAGTCACCTGGACATGGCTGTCCACCATGGCGCGGACCTCGAGGAGAGGTACATCTGCCCCATGTGTGGCAAAATCCTGCGGACTGACCGAGCGTTGCGGGCTCACATGAAGGACCACACCACGTTGCACATCTGCAATCACTGTGGGAAGAGCTTCGCCAGGCTGACCAACCTCAGAGTGCACCAGAACATCCACATGGGACTGAAGCCGTACACCTGCAAATTCTGCTCCAAGAAGTTCAGCGACCCAAGCAACTACAACCGCCATAAACACCGCTGTCCACAGTCTGGCCATACCTAG
- the LOC125309473 gene encoding zinc finger protein 41-like isoform X1: protein MITRSESQFKGRISSILQVLVEAAVTEICELIDLEVATLRAELSVCRSEKGSARGKLQSTEENISFGNGREFGTADNNDTLPHDIAGREQAERKLFRNQGTPKTSQPCALWNQQSGSEDGKSAPIEGTELDAVSVKKEMLEDSEQSNKARDKQDADTSTVAMALPDPNEDMGSSPSPHTGLEWATSEASTHLSTKCGSKSEPVCDRSTHGVAAAGSRPSCMDCSHESEDDLHEWDSAVAEKHYAQSAQLAQDVDLQREQEEEEHGGAYLTHWTDPASPPRGPPQAHHSMQYLHEEPPDPMGGFGLNLPPGTSDFHNVRGDLSGSHLDMAVHHGADLEERYICPMCGKILRTDRALRAHMKDHTTLHICNHCGKSFARLTNLRVHQNIHMGLKPYTCKFCSKKFSDPSNYNRHKHRCPQSGHT, encoded by the exons ATGATCACACGGTCTGAGTCTCAGtttaaaggtagaatttcatcgATACTTCAAGTGTTGGTGGAAGCAGCAGTGACAGAAATATGTGAGCTTATTGACCTCGAAGTTGCTACTTTACGTGCTGAGTTGTCGGTGTGCCGTTCAGAGAAAGGCTCTGCGAGAGGAAAGTTACAGTCTACGGAGGAGAATATTTCTTTTGGAAATGGACGTGAATTTGGAACTGCAGACAACAACGACACTTTACCACACGACATTGCTGGTCGTGAACAGGCCGAGAGGAAATTATTCAGGAACCAGG GAACTCCCAAAACCTCACAGCCTTGCGCCCTGTGGAATCAGCAGAGTGGCAGTGAAGATGGCAAAAGTGCCCCTATTGAG GGCACAGAATTGGATGCTGTTTCAGTCAAAAAGGAAATGCTGGAGGATTCGGAGCAGTCAAACAAAGCTAGAGACAAACAGGATG CAGACACGTCCACGGTGGCAATGGCCCTCCCTGATCCTAATGAGGACATGGGCTCTTCACCAAGCCCCCATACTGGGTTAGAGTGGGCTACCTCGGAAGCCTCAACCCACCTCAGCACCAAATGTGGCTCCAAGTCTGAGCCCGTCTGTGACCGGTCCACTCACGGTGTCGCGGCTGCCGGCAGCAGACCCAGCTGTATGGACTGTAGTCATGAGAGTGAGGATGACCTGCACGAGTGGGACAGCGCTGTGGCCGAGAAGCATTACGCCCAGTCGGCCCAGCTGGCACAGGACGTGGACCTGCAGCgtgagcaggaagaggaggagcatgGCGGTGCATATTTAACACATTGGACCGACCCGGCGTCTCCACCAAGAGGTCCACCTCAAGCCCACCACTCGATGCAGTATCTGCATGAGGAGCCGCCAGACCCGATGGGGGGCTTTGGTTTGAATCTTCCCCCCGGGACCAGCGACTTCCACAATGTCCGGGGAGACCTTTCCGGAAGTCACCTGGACATGGCTGTCCACCATGGCGCGGACCTCGAGGAGAGGTACATCTGCCCCATGTGTGGCAAAATCCTGCGGACTGACCGAGCGTTGCGGGCTCACATGAAGGACCACACCACGTTGCACATCTGCAATCACTGTGGGAAGAGCTTCGCCAGGCTGACCAACCTCAGAGTGCACCAGAACATCCACATGGGACTGAAGCCGTACACCTGCAAATTCTGCTCCAAGAAGTTCAGCGACCCAAGCAACTACAACCGCCATAAACACCGCTGTCCACAGTCTGGCCATACCTAG